The stretch of DNA CCATGAGGATCTCCAGCAAGCGCGCGCCGAGAACAACGCCATCAACATCGGCCTTAATCGATCGTATATCCATTGCCGATCGCACTCCGAAACCGCAAACAATGGGAAGATCGGTATGATCACGGACGAGGCCGACTTGCCGGTCTAGATTGTCGGCAAAACCCCGGCCGTGCCCCGTGACCCCGGTTCGGGTCAAACAATATACAAAGCCTGAAGCCCTGGATAGTATCCGGGGCAAACGCGCGGGTGGAGTCGTCGGCGCAACAAGCGTGATACATTTCAATCCCGATTCATGGGCTAATTCCCAGAAATGAGGTCTTTCATCAACCGGGAGATCTGAAACAAGAAGCCCATCGACTCCGGCCGCGACGGCATCTGAAAAGAAGGCCTGCTCCCCATAGGCCAGCAAGGGATTTAGATAGGTCATGAGGATAACCGGTATGGTGCTTTCGCGCCGCAACTCGCCGACCAAACCCAATATTGATTTGACCGTGACGCCCGCCGCGAGCGCTTTCTGTGAGGCCGCCTGAATCGTCGGACCATCGGCAATCGGATCGGAGTAGGGAATTCCGAGCTCTAACAGATCGGCGCCCCCCTTTTCCAGAGCTTTAACAATGAATAGAGTCTTATCGGGCTGAGGGTATCCCCCGGTCATGAAGGGAATGAGAGCGCGCCTTCCTGCGTCACGAGCGGCTTCAAAGGCCCTGGCGATCCGGCCGGATGTCCCACGTCTCGGTATCAGAGATCCTCTCCGCGCTTGGATCCCAGTTCATCGGCCTTCTGGTAAGCTCTCTGGGCTTTTTGATAGGCACCCTTCTTATCATAAGCGATCCCTTGATAGAAATGGGCGCGAGCGTTATCCGGCTCAAGCCTTAACAATTCATCCAATAGGCGAATTGTTTCATCGGGGCGATCCAATTTGTTATAGGTCAAAGCGAGATAATAAAGGGCGCGGGTATCCTTGGGTTCCCTGTCAAGCCCCCTATGAAGAGCCTTCAGCGCCGCCGTATAGAGTCCACGCTTGTAACAGAGGCGTCCTATCTGAAG from Candidatus Eisenbacteria bacterium encodes:
- the trpA gene encoding tryptophan synthase subunit alpha; this encodes MTGGYPQPDKTLFIVKALEKGGADLLELGIPYSDPIADGPTIQAASQKALAAGVTVKSILGLVGELRRESTIPVILMTYLNPLLAYGEQAFFSDAVAAGVDGLLVSDLPVDERPHFWELAHESGLKCITLVAPTTPPARLPRILSRASGFVYCLTRTGVTGHGRGFADNLDRQVGLVRDHTDLPIVCGFGVRSAMDIRSIKADVDGVVLGARLLEILMESEDLTDGTAKLTRFLQELSPALGR